In Eucalyptus grandis isolate ANBG69807.140 chromosome 4, ASM1654582v1, whole genome shotgun sequence, the following proteins share a genomic window:
- the LOC104440799 gene encoding uncharacterized protein LOC104440799 yields the protein MTDFAPEMSDASVRESMDCSKKTWVFVPMHKFDAGIRIMQSRALIERETTTRIADLCWKIDSLLLLQFPLNQSFKARAKSRAVRVAPAAMPKKKPSKSEKSVPSSPPVSAAPTERSGMVLRVKSSEKMKRLALMSRESEEEWRPKSGRSVKTAARGKKNVKLDAKMPKKPPTAFFYFLEDFRKDYQEQNPDVKSMRDIGKACGEKWKTMTYEVCDIFPFKFTRLVLNGS from the exons atgacAGATTTTGCCCCTGAGATGtcggatgcatctgttcgagagtctatGGACTGCTCGAAgaagacctgggtgtttgtgccaatgcacaagtttgatgctggtaTCAGGATCATGCAATCAAGAGCTTTAATCGAGAGGGAGACta ccACCCGAATAGCGGATTTATGCTGGAAAATCGactcgcttcttcttctccaatttcCACTGAACCAGAGTTTCAAGGCCCGAGCGAAAAGCAGAGCAGTTCGCGTCGCTCCCGCCGCAATGCCCAAGAAGAAACCTTCCAAGTCCGAGAAATCGGTCCCTTCTTCTCCGCCCGTCAGCGCAGCTCCGACCGA GAGAAGCGGGATGGTGTTGAGGGTCAAGTCGAGCGAGAAGATGAAGCGGCTGGCGCTGATGAGCAGGGAGAGCGAGGAGGAGTGGAGGCCCAAGTCGGGAAGGAGCGTCAAGACGGCGGCGAGAGGGAAGAAGAATGTCAAGCTCGACGCGAAGATGCCCAAGAAGCCGCCCACCGCTTTCTTCTACTTCTT GGAGGATTTTCGAAAGGATTATCAAGAGCAGAACCCAGATGTCAAATCAATGCGGGAT ATTGGTAAGGCTTGTGGTGAGAAGTGGAAGACAATGACTTACGAGGTTTGTGATATTTTTCCCTTTAAGTTCACCAGGCTTGTCTTAAATGGTTCATAA